CTGGGAATCATTTCCTATATCCTATTCACATTCTTAGTAGAAACCACTACTGGAGGCCGAAGCCTGGGAAAATTAATCACAGGAACAAAAGTCATTATGATAGACGGACAGAAACCTTCTGTAGGAAATTATTTTTTAAGGAATATTATCCGAGGAATTATACTGATTGACCAACTTTCGTTTTTCGGTGAAAACGGACTTCACGACAGCTGGAGTAATACCCGTGTGATTAACATAAAAAATTATGATGCTGAAAGACAGCTAAAAAGCGATATCAGCAGTATTGGAGCGAAAGAAAATATTTAAAAA
The Chryseobacterium sp. W4I1 DNA segment above includes these coding regions:
- a CDS encoding RDD family protein, with product MRKHLVIIERHRASKGARLANYLIDLVTFYIAFFVLLMILTLISPAYRGLIANASDIEQRLLGIISYILFTFLVETTTGGRSLGKLITGTKVIMIDGQKPSVGNYFLRNIIRGIILIDQLSFFGENGLHDSWSNTRVINIKNYDAERQLKSDISSIGAKENI